In a single window of the Gossypium hirsutum isolate 1008001.06 chromosome A13, Gossypium_hirsutum_v2.1, whole genome shotgun sequence genome:
- the LOC107894569 gene encoding cytochrome P450 CYP749A22-like codes for MPSLSHDTLPRVQPQIWSRIKLYGKNYLSWTGSRAMLVITEPELIKELLKNSERAFPKRTSRERKKEDDFVLKILGDGLVTSEGEKWAKKRKLANHAFHGETLKSMSPAVIASVETMLERWKLFEGKEIEVFGEFRLLTSEVISRIAFGSSYLDGEKIFDMLMKLSVITNRNMFKARLPVVR; via the exons ATGCCTAGTTTATCACATGATACACTGCCCAGGGTTCAACCTCAAATTTGGTCAAGGATCAAGTTATATG GGAAAAACTATCTAAGTTGGACAGGTTCTAGAGCTATGCTTGTTATTACAGAACCGGAACTTATCAAAGAGTTACTTAAAAATAGTGAAAGAGCTTTCCCAAAGAGGACTAGcagagaaaggaagaaagaagacGATTTCGTTCTTAAGATACTAGGGGATGGGCTTGTGACATCAGAAGGTGAGAAATGGGCAAAGAAAAGGAAATTGGCAAACCATGCTTTTCATGGGGAGACCTTGAAA AGCATGAGCCCTGCAGTGATTGCTAGTGTTGAGACGATGCTGGAGAGGTGGAAACTATTTGAAGGCAAAGAAATTGAGGTGTTTGGAGAATTTAGATTGCTGACATCAGAAGTGATATCCAGAATTGCTTTTGGTAGCAGTTATTTGGATGGGGAAAAGATTTTTGACATGTTGATGAAGTTGTCTGTCATAACAAACAGAAACATGTTTAAGGCTAGACTTCCTGTCGTCAGGTAA